TTTTTTGAGGCAAGAGTGCCCCTGGTGTTGGCAGAGGCCACTCTGGGAAGCGAACCCTTTATCCGGTGGCTTGGTCCAGGGCGAGCGCGGCCGCGCCGATGACGCCCGCCTGATTTCCCAAGGCGGCCGGGACGATTTCCAGGTTTTCCCGGAAGGGCTCGGCCAGCTGCGCTTTCAGCCGTTTGCGCAAGGGGGTGAAGAGGACCTTCCCGGCGGCGGCCACCCCACCACCGATCACGATCTTTGGCAGGTTCAGGAGCCAGCAAGCGTGGGCCAGGCAGCAGGCCAAGTGCTCCGCGTAGTAGTCCCAGGCGTGCAGGGCGAGCGCCTCCCCGGCGCGGGCGGCGGCGGCCAGGTGCTTGGGTTCGCATTCCTCCAGGGTCCGTTGCTGGCCGGCGGCCCGGTAGAGCTGTTGGGCGTAAGCGGTGAATTCGCGATTGCCGATGTATTCTTCGACCGCGCCCGTATTGCCGTAGGTGCCGGCTTTGCCGTGGAAGTCGACCGAGGTCTGGCCGAGCTCGCCCGCGCCTCCGTTCGCTCCCGCGAAGAGTTTTCCGCCCAGGATGAGCCCCGCGCCCACGCCCGTGCCTAGGGTCACGCCCATGAGGTCGGCCACCCCTTGACCCGCGCCGTGTTTCCATTCGCCATAGGCCATGAGGTTGGCGTCGTTGGCGATGGCGACTTGGCGCCCCGTCCGCTTTTCGAGAATCTCTCGCAGCGGGACGGATTGCCAGCCGGGGACATTGGTGAGGGTGTGGACGATGCCTTGCTCGTGATCGACGAATCCCGGCACGCCCACGCCCAGGGTGTCCACGGGCTCGGTCTCGGGGCAGATGTCACTGATTTGTTCGACGATGCCATCGAGGAGCGCTTCCGGCCCGGCGAAGTCGGCGGTCGGAAGTCGATCCAATTCGCGCTCGACCTGCGGGCCGCGGCAGAGGGCGAATTTCACGGAGGTACCGCCGAGGTCGATGCCAAGAGAGAGGGGGAGAGAGTCAGTCATGTCAGGTTGAGCGTGGCGATCCGGCGGATGCCTTCAAGGGTCAGGTCCGGCAGAATACGATCCATTTCGGGAAGTTGGGGCTCCAGCAAGCGGGCGTAGCCTCCGGTGGCCAGAAGGGGGCAGGGTTGGCGGAGGCCGAGTTCGTTCTGAATTTCCCGCACGATTTCCCGAATGAGGCCCCGGTAGCCGAAGACGGCTCCCGAGCAGATGGCTTCTTCGGTGCTTTTGCCGATGGCGCGGGAGGGGCTTTGGAGTTCCACCTGCGGGAGGAGGGCGGTGCGTTCATGGAGGTAGTCCGTCATGAGGTCAAGGCCCGGGGCGATGACGCCGCCCACGTAGGCGGGGCGCGCGTCCAAGATGTCAAAGGTGACCGCGGTCCCGAAGTCGATGGCGATGCAGGGGGCGCCCTCCTCTTGGTGAGCGGCCTCCGCGTTGGCCAGGCGATCGGCCCCAATCCGAG
This region of Verrucomicrobiota bacterium genomic DNA includes:
- a CDS encoding ROK family protein — translated: MTDSLPLSLGIDLGGTSVKFALCRGPQVERELDRLPTADFAGPEALLDGIVEQISDICPETEPVDTLGVGVPGFVDHEQGIVHTLTNVPGWQSVPLREILEKRTGRQVAIANDANLMAYGEWKHGAGQGVADLMGVTLGTGVGAGLILGGKLFAGANGGAGELGQTSVDFHGKAGTYGNTGAVEEYIGNREFTAYAQQLYRAAGQQRTLEECEPKHLAAAARAGEALALHAWDYYAEHLACCLAHACWLLNLPKIVIGGGVAAAGKVLFTPLRKRLKAQLAEPFRENLEIVPAALGNQAGVIGAAALALDQATG
- a CDS encoding type III pantothenate kinase, with the translated sequence MSADFLLIDHSNTRTKLALGDCQQLHRRPRARLPTREVSPAALERAVEGWDFAAVAIASVVPAQRSAFWEAFGAYPLHFVSHQSELQIAIDYPEPARIGADRLANAEAAHQEEGAPCIAIDFGTAVTFDILDARPAYVGGVIAPGLDLMTDYLHERTALLPQVELQSPSRAIGKSTEEAICSGAVFGYRGLIREIVREIQNELGLRQPCPLLATGGYARLLEPQLPEMDRILPDLTLEGIRRIATLNLT